Proteins from one Candidatus Poribacteria bacterium genomic window:
- a CDS encoding AAA domain-containing protein, whose translation MNARIQADSGLIQQILTETGKVIVGQSALLEGLVIGLLCNGHILLEGVPGLAKTTAVSALAQTIDASFNRLQFTPDLLPADLVGTLIYDQQKSDFYTKKGPIFANIILADEINRAPAKVQSALLEAMQERQVTIGGTTYPLDDPFLVLATQNPIEHEGTYPLPEAQVDRFMLKIKVSYPSHSEELQILRRMTTEEISTIQPVISPEDIIRFREVVRNIYMAAQLENYIVDLVCATRAPEAYQLDELSTLIEYGASPRATIFLAFAARARAFLSQRGYVTPEDIHTIGMDVLRHRVIISYEAEADGRDVESIISQVFAKIEVP comes from the coding sequence ATGAATGCTCGCATCCAGGCGGATAGTGGGCTTATACAGCAGATTCTCACGGAGACGGGGAAAGTCATTGTCGGGCAAAGTGCCCTGTTAGAGGGGTTAGTGATAGGGTTGCTCTGCAACGGGCATATTCTCCTTGAAGGGGTCCCTGGACTCGCGAAGACGACTGCTGTGAGTGCCTTGGCACAGACGATAGACGCTTCTTTCAATCGCCTTCAGTTTACACCCGATCTGCTTCCTGCTGACCTCGTCGGCACGCTTATCTACGATCAACAAAAGAGCGATTTTTACACGAAAAAGGGACCCATTTTTGCCAACATTATCCTCGCAGATGAGATAAATCGAGCACCTGCTAAAGTGCAAAGTGCCTTACTTGAAGCGATGCAGGAGCGGCAGGTAACAATCGGTGGGACGACTTATCCGCTTGACGATCCGTTTCTTGTTCTGGCGACGCAAAATCCGATTGAGCATGAAGGCACCTATCCGCTCCCTGAAGCACAGGTAGATAGATTTATGCTCAAGATTAAGGTTAGCTACCCCTCGCATTCAGAGGAATTGCAAATTCTCCGACGGATGACGACTGAAGAGATCTCAACGATTCAACCCGTGATTTCCCCTGAAGATATTATCCGATTCCGAGAGGTCGTCCGGAACATCTATATGGCAGCGCAGTTGGAGAATTATATTGTCGATTTGGTGTGTGCGACGCGGGCACCGGAAGCGTATCAGTTAGATGAACTCAGCACGCTCATTGAATACGGGGCTTCACCGCGTGCGACCATTTTTTTGGCGTTTGCTGCGAGGGCACGGGCGTTCCTCTCTCAACGCGGTTATGTTACGCCGGAAGACATCCACACAATCGGCATGGATGTCCTGAGACACAGGGTGATCATCAGTTACGAAGCAGAGGCGGACGGACGTGATGTTGAGAGTATTATTTCGCAGGTATTCGCGAAGATTGAAGTGCCTTGA